A DNA window from Myxocyprinus asiaticus isolate MX2 ecotype Aquarium Trade chromosome 15, UBuf_Myxa_2, whole genome shotgun sequence contains the following coding sequences:
- the LOC127452490 gene encoding sperm acrosome membrane-associated protein 4-like — MFFTLTHLNMKGDILIVYVILMSLFCSGQTLECFRCDLGFWDLCYTTKTNCSDDELCYVGIGKAATVLDIKVMGCLAMDQCNKTTVVEFPAKKTIYTMNTTCCEEDFCNSGPTVQFSLTPLMFTILIIAQMLGLF; from the exons ATGTTTTTTACTTTAACTCACTTAAACATGAAAGGGGATATTTTGATTGTGTATGTGATCTTGAtgtctttgttttgttcag GGCAAACACTGGAGTGCTTTCGATGTGATCTTGGATTCTGGGATCTGTGCTACACCACCAAGACAAACTGCAGTGATGATGAGTTGTGTTATGTTGGAATTGGTAAAGCAG CAACTGTCCTGGACATAAAGGTGATGGGTTGTCTTGCCATGGATCAGTGCAACAAGACAACAGTTGTAGAGTTCCCTGCTAAGAAGACAATCTACACCATGAACACCACCTGCTGTGAGGAAGACTTCTGCAACTCAGGCCCAACAGTTCAATTCTCCCTCACTCCTCTCATGTTTACTATACTTATCATAGCTCAGATGCTGGGTCTATTTTGA